The Streptomyces sp. NBC_01353 genome contains a region encoding:
- the dapF gene encoding diaminopimelate epimerase: MTTTQTSPLAFLKGHGTENDFVIVPDVDNAVELPAGAVARLCDRRAGVGGDGLLHVVRSAAHPEARAMADEAEWFMDYRNADGSVAEMCGNGVRVFARYLQHAGHVMAGEVAVATRGGIKRVHLDKDGSVTVSMGRARLPEDGVTVTVDGRSWPARNVNMGNPHAVAFVDSLDHAGNLFTEPPYAPAEVYPDGVNIEFVADRGPRHVAMRVHERGAAETRSCGTGACAVAVATARRDGADPAVIGTPVTYTVDVLGGTLIITEHPDGEIEMTGPAVIVAEGTIDPSWLGAGEFETVND, from the coding sequence GTGACCACCACGCAGACCTCGCCGCTCGCATTCCTCAAGGGCCACGGGACCGAGAACGACTTCGTGATCGTCCCCGACGTCGACAACGCCGTCGAGCTGCCCGCCGGGGCTGTCGCGCGGCTGTGCGACCGACGGGCCGGTGTCGGCGGCGACGGTCTGCTGCACGTGGTCCGCAGCGCGGCCCATCCCGAGGCCAGGGCCATGGCCGACGAGGCCGAGTGGTTCATGGACTACCGCAACGCGGACGGTTCGGTCGCCGAGATGTGTGGCAACGGCGTCCGCGTCTTCGCCCGCTACCTGCAGCACGCCGGACACGTCATGGCCGGCGAGGTCGCCGTCGCCACCCGCGGCGGGATCAAGCGGGTCCACCTCGACAAGGACGGCTCCGTCACCGTCTCCATGGGGCGCGCCCGCCTTCCCGAGGACGGCGTCACCGTCACCGTCGACGGCCGTAGCTGGCCCGCCCGCAACGTGAACATGGGCAACCCGCACGCCGTCGCCTTCGTCGACAGCCTCGACCACGCGGGCAACCTGTTCACCGAGCCGCCGTACGCCCCCGCCGAGGTCTACCCGGACGGCGTGAACATCGAGTTCGTCGCCGACCGCGGCCCCCGCCACGTCGCGATGCGCGTGCACGAGCGCGGCGCCGCCGAGACCCGTTCCTGCGGCACGGGCGCGTGCGCCGTCGCCGTGGCCACCGCCCGCCGGGACGGCGCCGACCCTGCCGTGATCGGGACGCCCGTCACGTACACCGTGGACGTCCTCGGTGGCACGCTGATCATCACCGAGCACCCCGACGGCGAGATCGAGATGACCGGCCCGGCCGTCATCGTCGCCGAGGGCACGATCGACCCGTCCTGGCTCGGCGCCGGAGAATTCGAAACAGTCAACGACTGA
- the miaA gene encoding tRNA (adenosine(37)-N6)-dimethylallyltransferase MiaA: MRSAAPAPRVIAVVGPTAAGKSDLGVFLAQQLGGEVVNADSMQLYRGMDIGTAKLTLEERGGIPHHLLDIWDVTEAASVAEYQRLARAEIDRLLAAGRTPVLVGGSGLYVRGAIDALEFPGTDPAVRARLEAELEERGSGALHLRLAAADPEAGRAILPSNGRRIVRALEVIEITGKPFTANLPGPDSVYDTVQIGVDVERPELDERITTRVDRMWEAGLVAEVRTLEAQGLREGRTAARALGYQQVLAALAGECTEDEARAETVRATKRFARRQDSWFRRDPRVHWLSGAAEHRRELPREALALVERAVTA; encoded by the coding sequence GTGAGAAGTGCAGCTCCCGCCCCGCGGGTCATCGCCGTCGTCGGTCCCACAGCGGCCGGAAAGTCCGATCTGGGTGTATTTCTGGCCCAGCAGCTGGGTGGCGAGGTCGTCAACGCCGACTCGATGCAGCTCTACCGAGGGATGGACATCGGTACCGCCAAGCTGACGCTCGAGGAGCGTGGTGGCATCCCGCATCACCTCCTCGACATCTGGGACGTGACGGAGGCGGCCAGCGTCGCCGAGTACCAGCGCCTCGCACGCGCGGAGATCGACCGGCTGCTCGCCGCAGGCCGTACGCCCGTCCTGGTCGGCGGCTCCGGCCTGTACGTGCGCGGCGCCATCGACGCCCTCGAGTTTCCGGGCACCGATCCGGCCGTACGGGCCCGCCTGGAGGCGGAGCTGGAGGAGCGGGGCTCGGGTGCCCTGCATCTCCGCCTCGCCGCGGCCGACCCCGAGGCCGGGCGGGCGATCCTGCCCAGCAACGGCCGCCGCATCGTCCGGGCGCTCGAGGTCATCGAGATCACAGGCAAGCCCTTCACGGCCAACCTGCCCGGGCCCGACTCGGTCTACGACACCGTGCAGATCGGTGTCGACGTGGAGCGCCCCGAGCTCGACGAGCGGATCACCACGCGCGTGGACCGGATGTGGGAGGCCGGGCTCGTGGCGGAGGTGCGCACCTTGGAGGCGCAGGGGTTGCGGGAGGGGCGCACGGCCGCACGTGCGCTCGGCTACCAGCAGGTGCTCGCGGCGCTCGCGGGGGAGTGCACCGAGGACGAGGCGCGCGCCGAGACCGTGCGCGCCACCAAGCGCTTCGCGCGCCGTCAGGATTCGTGGTTCCGGCGCGACCCGCGGGTTCACTGGCTGAGCGGCGCGGCGGAACACCGGCGGGAACTCCCGCGAGAGGCGCTGGCGTTGGTCGAACGAGCGGTTACAGCCTGA
- a CDS encoding antitoxin produces the protein MGLLDSLKAKLAPAKDKVSDLAQQHGEKIEHGVDKAAKLVDEKTKGKYSAKIESGTGKAKGALDRIAHKDDGPKGEGPTPPPAA, from the coding sequence ATGGGTCTCCTGGATTCACTGAAGGCCAAGCTCGCCCCGGCCAAGGACAAGGTCTCCGATCTCGCGCAGCAGCACGGGGAGAAGATCGAGCACGGCGTCGACAAGGCCGCGAAGCTGGTCGACGAGAAGACCAAGGGCAAGTACAGCGCCAAGATCGAATCGGGCACCGGCAAGGCCAAGGGCGCCCTTGACCGGATCGCCCACAAGGACGACGGCCCGAAGGGCGAAGGCCCGACCCCGCCGCCGGCCGCCTGA
- a CDS encoding class III extradiol dioxygenase subunit B-like domain-containing protein — protein sequence MLVAAAVCPCPPLLVPEVAAGAAGELDAARTACSDAVGLLAASRPDRLYVVGPADEGARGPFPAGSAGSFAGFGVDLSVTLGAGPAGERPLPASLAVAAWLLERTDWADAPVEGLGVGEPLEPARCVSTGRELAATADRVALLVMGDGSACRTLKAPGYLDERAAAFDAEAAQALGAADVDALLALDENLAYELKVAGRAPWQVLAGAAEGAELDGRLLYQDAPYGVGYFVAAWS from the coding sequence ATGCTTGTCGCCGCAGCTGTGTGCCCCTGTCCTCCCCTGCTCGTCCCCGAGGTGGCGGCCGGAGCCGCCGGTGAGCTCGACGCAGCCCGTACGGCCTGTTCCGACGCCGTCGGACTGCTCGCCGCCTCTCGGCCCGATCGGCTCTATGTCGTCGGCCCCGCCGACGAGGGTGCGCGTGGACCGTTCCCTGCCGGTTCGGCCGGCAGCTTCGCCGGCTTCGGCGTCGACCTCTCCGTGACGCTCGGCGCCGGACCGGCCGGAGAACGGCCGCTGCCCGCCTCCCTCGCCGTCGCCGCCTGGCTCCTGGAGCGCACCGACTGGGCCGACGCCCCTGTCGAGGGGCTCGGCGTCGGTGAGCCCCTGGAGCCGGCGAGGTGCGTCTCCACCGGCCGGGAGCTGGCCGCCACGGCCGACCGCGTCGCGCTGCTCGTGATGGGCGACGGCAGCGCCTGCCGGACCCTCAAGGCCCCCGGCTACCTGGACGAGCGCGCCGCCGCGTTCGACGCGGAGGCCGCCCAGGCCCTGGGCGCCGCGGACGTGGACGCACTCCTCGCGCTGGACGAGAACCTCGCGTACGAGCTGAAGGTGGCCGGCCGGGCCCCCTGGCAGGTCCTCGCCGGTGCCGCGGAAGGCGCGGAACTCGACGGCAGGCTGCTGTACCAGGACGCGCCGTACGGCGTCGGCTACTTCGTGGCCGCCTGGTCGTAG
- the miaB gene encoding tRNA (N6-isopentenyl adenosine(37)-C2)-methylthiotransferase MiaB codes for MTSSDRSQAVDVQRTYEVRTYGCQMNVHDSERLSGLLEDAGYVRAPEGSDGDADVVVFNTCAVRENADNKLYGNLGRLAPRKTTRPGMQIAVGGCLAQKDRDTIVKKAPWVDVVFGTHNIGKLPVLLERARVQEEAQIEIAESLEAFPSTLPTRRESAYAAWVSISVGCNNTCTFCIVPALRGKEEDRRPGDILAEIEALVAEGVSEITLLGQNVNAYGSDLGDREAFSKLLRACGEIEGLERVRFTSPHPRDFTDDVIAAMAETPNVMPQLHMPLQSGSDTVLRAMRRSYRQERFLGIIEKVRAAIPHAAISTDIIVGFPGETEEDFEQTMHTVREARFANAFTFQYSKRPGTPAAEMDGQIPKEVVQARYERLVALQEEISWEENKKQVGRTLEVMVAEGEGRKDGSTHRLSGRAPDNRLVHFTKPEAEVRPGDVVTVEISYAAPHHLLAEGPTTSVRRTRAGDAWEKRTAAADAKPAGVLLGLPKIGVPEPLPEASAPACGSH; via the coding sequence ATGACCAGCAGCGACCGGAGCCAGGCAGTGGACGTCCAGCGAACCTACGAAGTGCGCACCTACGGGTGCCAGATGAACGTCCACGACTCCGAGCGGCTCTCCGGTCTGCTGGAAGACGCCGGCTACGTCCGCGCCCCCGAGGGCTCCGACGGTGACGCCGACGTCGTCGTCTTCAACACCTGCGCCGTCCGTGAGAACGCCGACAACAAGCTGTACGGCAACCTGGGCCGGCTCGCCCCCAGGAAGACCACGCGCCCGGGCATGCAGATCGCCGTGGGCGGCTGTCTTGCCCAGAAGGACCGCGACACCATCGTCAAGAAGGCCCCCTGGGTCGACGTTGTCTTCGGCACGCACAACATCGGCAAGCTGCCGGTCCTCCTGGAGCGCGCCCGCGTCCAGGAGGAGGCCCAGATCGAGATCGCCGAGTCGCTGGAGGCCTTCCCCTCCACGCTGCCGACCCGCCGCGAGTCCGCGTACGCCGCCTGGGTCTCGATCTCCGTCGGCTGCAACAACACCTGTACGTTCTGCATCGTCCCGGCGCTGCGCGGCAAGGAGGAGGACCGTCGCCCCGGCGACATCCTCGCCGAGATCGAGGCCCTGGTCGCCGAGGGCGTCTCGGAGATCACTCTGCTCGGCCAGAACGTCAACGCGTACGGCTCCGACCTGGGCGACCGCGAGGCCTTCTCCAAGCTGCTCCGCGCCTGCGGCGAGATCGAGGGCCTGGAGCGGGTCCGCTTCACCTCGCCGCACCCCCGTGACTTCACCGACGACGTCATCGCGGCGATGGCCGAGACCCCGAACGTGATGCCGCAGCTCCACATGCCGCTGCAGTCCGGCTCGGACACCGTCCTGAGGGCGATGCGCCGCTCGTACCGGCAGGAGCGTTTCCTCGGCATCATCGAGAAGGTGCGCGCGGCCATCCCGCACGCCGCCATCTCCACCGACATCATCGTGGGCTTCCCCGGCGAGACCGAGGAGGACTTCGAGCAGACGATGCACACGGTCCGTGAGGCACGCTTCGCCAACGCCTTCACCTTCCAGTACTCCAAGCGCCCCGGGACCCCCGCAGCCGAGATGGACGGGCAGATCCCCAAGGAGGTCGTGCAGGCGCGCTACGAGCGTCTCGTCGCCCTCCAGGAGGAGATCTCCTGGGAGGAGAACAAGAAGCAGGTCGGCCGGACCCTGGAGGTCATGGTCGCCGAGGGCGAGGGACGCAAGGACGGCTCCACGCACCGCCTCTCCGGCCGCGCCCCCGACAACCGGCTCGTCCACTTCACCAAGCCGGAGGCGGAGGTACGCCCCGGCGACGTGGTGACCGTCGAGATCAGCTACGCCGCCCCGCACCACCTGCTCGCCGAGGGCCCGACGACGTCCGTACGCCGTACCCGCGCCGGCGACGCCTGGGAGAAGCGCACCGCCGCGGCCGACGCCAAGCCGGCGGGCGTGCTGCTCGGCCTGCCGAAGATCGGCGTGCCGGAGCCGCTGCCCGAGGCCTCCGCCCCGGCCTGCGGGAGCCACTGA
- a CDS encoding HisA/HisF-related TIM barrel protein produces MDFIFMLTRDDRTVTDCLDVLDAVRDLDIAHIGFKDIGVEPGTLARLHRQIKDMGATSYLEVVSTTREQALASVKSAIDLGVDRLMGGTWIDETLALLVGTGIEYLPFAGEPLGHPTSLAGDAARIADDCRRAEAAGCAGVDLLAYRATDADPLALVRAARAATAGRLVVAGSITTADQIQALADAGADAFTIGSAAFSGSLRPDAGMLRSQLAAAVEATATAVH; encoded by the coding sequence GTGGACTTCATCTTCATGCTCACCCGTGACGACCGGACCGTCACCGACTGCCTCGACGTCCTCGACGCCGTCCGCGACCTCGACATCGCCCACATCGGCTTCAAGGACATCGGCGTCGAGCCCGGCACACTGGCCCGCCTCCACCGGCAGATCAAGGACATGGGTGCCACCAGCTACCTGGAGGTGGTCAGCACCACGCGCGAGCAGGCCCTCGCCTCGGTGAAGTCCGCGATCGACCTGGGTGTGGACCGGCTCATGGGCGGCACCTGGATCGACGAGACACTGGCCCTGCTCGTTGGCACCGGCATCGAGTACCTCCCCTTCGCCGGCGAACCGCTCGGTCACCCCACGAGCCTGGCCGGAGATGCGGCCCGCATCGCCGACGACTGCCGCCGAGCCGAGGCGGCGGGCTGCGCGGGCGTGGACCTCCTTGCCTACCGGGCCACGGACGCCGACCCGCTCGCCCTGGTCCGTGCCGCCCGGGCCGCGACCGCCGGCCGGCTCGTGGTGGCCGGAAGCATCACCACCGCCGACCAGATACAGGCACTTGCGGACGCCGGGGCCGACGCCTTCACGATCGGCTCCGCCGCCTTCAGCGGCTCCCTCAGGCCCGACGCGGGAATGCTCCGGTCCCAGCTGGCGGCCGCCGTCGAGGCCACGGCCACGGCGGTTCACTGA
- the pdxA gene encoding 4-hydroxythreonine-4-phosphate dehydrogenase PdxA — protein MTTPLGPTPLATPPIAITMGDPNGIGPEITVKAYADPRRRPTAIVIGDPDTLARACRITGTEVTVRPVDSVAEAIHSPGVMNVLAEGTLPEDLTPGTVDARAGAASFQYVRRGIELALRGEIRALTTAPINKEALRLAGLPYPGHTEILAELSGTSDYAMMMANDELRVVLVTVHQSLRTALDALTTARELDIIRLTHRTLRAGGRTGTSPRIAVAALNPHAGENGLFGREDLDIIEPAVRAARGEGIDASGPWPADTVFMRARAGEFDAVVAQYHDQGLIPVKYLGLEHGVNITIGLPFVRTSVDHGTAFDLAGQGTADHTSLLTALHQADDLAGTETSTAAAAGTGLPIVVPTDT, from the coding sequence ATGACGACACCCCTGGGGCCGACACCTCTCGCCACGCCGCCCATCGCCATCACCATGGGCGACCCGAACGGCATCGGGCCTGAAATCACCGTCAAGGCGTACGCCGACCCACGCCGCCGCCCCACCGCCATCGTCATCGGCGACCCGGACACGCTCGCCCGGGCCTGCCGCATCACGGGCACCGAGGTGACCGTGCGCCCGGTCGACTCCGTGGCGGAGGCGATCCACAGCCCCGGAGTCATGAACGTCCTGGCCGAGGGCACGCTGCCGGAGGACCTGACGCCGGGCACGGTGGACGCCCGCGCCGGAGCCGCTTCCTTCCAGTACGTACGCCGGGGCATCGAACTCGCCCTCCGCGGCGAGATCCGGGCCCTCACCACCGCTCCCATCAACAAGGAGGCACTTCGGCTTGCCGGGCTGCCCTACCCGGGGCACACCGAGATCCTCGCCGAGCTCTCCGGCACGAGCGACTACGCGATGATGATGGCCAACGATGAGCTACGGGTCGTCCTGGTGACCGTCCACCAGTCACTGCGCACGGCGCTCGACGCGCTCACCACCGCCCGCGAGCTGGACATCATCCGGCTGACGCACCGTACGCTCCGGGCCGGCGGTCGCACGGGCACCAGCCCCCGTATCGCCGTCGCCGCACTCAACCCGCACGCGGGGGAGAACGGGCTCTTCGGGCGCGAGGATCTCGACATCATCGAACCGGCCGTCCGGGCCGCCCGGGGCGAAGGCATCGACGCCAGCGGCCCCTGGCCCGCCGACACGGTCTTCATGCGTGCCCGTGCCGGAGAGTTCGACGCGGTCGTCGCGCAGTACCACGACCAGGGGCTCATACCCGTCAAGTACCTGGGCCTGGAGCACGGCGTCAACATCACCATCGGCCTGCCGTTCGTACGGACCAGCGTCGACCACGGCACGGCCTTCGACCTCGCCGGCCAGGGCACCGCCGACCACACCAGCCTGCTCACCGCCCTCCATCAGGCCGACGACCTCGCCGGTACGGAAACCAGCACCGCCGCTGCTGCCGGTACGGGGCTGCCGATCGTCGTGCCGACCGACACCTGA
- a CDS encoding four-carbon acid sugar kinase family protein, translating to MWVGPQDDPVSSIAVLADDLTSAGDGAAPFRRAGHQAKVLLSPAEGDADSGWGDVYEAAASAPDGVVALDLGSRLLDEPAAGTRTARAARAFATADLLVKTVDSTLRGHVAAEIHAAHTGSGRRAVVVAPAFPAEGRTTLRGIQHVQGVPVHDTEFARDPAHPVRCSDLTRLLPEAEHLEPDQFDKLPELIGQGGVFVCSAVTDVDLDRLVSSAPWARDVLWVGSPGLAAALARHHPRTPEAARPELPRARRPLVVVGSANPATRRQLDRLRTRVDVATAAADDDPMAAVHALQGASAPALVVHTPDERRTASTSLTDDLAHVVRELTTVGTVDGLVLTGGQTAVAVLEALRSEGIDLIDEPEPGVARGVLLSPPRIPVLIKAGGFGDEGTLDRLCRLLMEGGPVS from the coding sequence ATGTGGGTGGGACCCCAGGACGATCCCGTGTCGAGCATCGCGGTGCTCGCGGACGATCTCACCAGCGCCGGCGACGGCGCGGCGCCGTTCCGTAGGGCCGGACACCAGGCGAAGGTCCTGCTGTCCCCAGCCGAGGGTGACGCCGATTCCGGCTGGGGGGACGTGTACGAAGCGGCCGCGTCGGCCCCCGACGGTGTCGTCGCCCTCGATCTCGGCAGCAGGTTGCTGGACGAGCCGGCCGCCGGGACCCGGACCGCGCGGGCCGCCCGCGCGTTCGCGACGGCAGACCTGTTGGTCAAGACGGTCGACTCGACACTGCGGGGGCACGTGGCGGCCGAGATCCACGCCGCTCACACCGGTTCGGGCCGGCGGGCGGTCGTCGTCGCGCCCGCGTTCCCTGCCGAGGGCAGGACCACGCTCCGCGGGATCCAGCACGTACAGGGCGTGCCGGTGCACGACACGGAGTTCGCCCGAGACCCGGCCCACCCGGTGCGCTGCTCGGACCTCACGCGGCTGCTGCCGGAGGCCGAGCATCTGGAACCGGATCAGTTCGATAAGTTGCCCGAACTGATCGGACAGGGAGGCGTGTTCGTCTGCTCGGCGGTCACGGACGTCGACCTCGACCGCCTCGTCTCCTCGGCGCCCTGGGCGCGCGACGTGCTCTGGGTCGGTTCCCCGGGACTCGCCGCGGCGCTGGCCCGACACCACCCCCGCACGCCGGAGGCCGCTCGCCCGGAGCTTCCCCGCGCCCGACGCCCGCTGGTGGTCGTCGGCAGCGCGAACCCGGCCACACGGCGTCAGTTGGACCGGTTGCGTACGAGAGTGGACGTGGCCACCGCCGCTGCCGACGACGACCCCATGGCGGCCGTCCACGCCTTGCAGGGAGCCTCCGCGCCCGCCCTCGTGGTCCACACCCCCGACGAGCGCCGCACCGCCTCCACCTCCCTCACGGACGATCTGGCCCACGTGGTACGGGAGTTGACGACAGTCGGGACGGTTGACGGACTCGTACTCACCGGCGGACAGACCGCCGTGGCCGTTCTCGAAGCGCTCCGGTCCGAGGGCATCGACCTGATCGACGAGCCCGAACCCGGGGTCGCGCGCGGGGTACTGCTCAGCCCGCCCCGGATCCCCGTCCTGATCAAGGCCGGTGGCTTCGGCGACGAAGGAACCCTCGACCGCCTGTGCCGCCTCCTCATGGAGGGCGGGCCGGTCTCATGA